The following are encoded together in the Raineyella sp. LH-20 genome:
- a CDS encoding CPBP family intramembrane glutamic endopeptidase, with amino-acid sequence MSTPSLSSPAPTSPHTMISRYRHPVAFYVLATAIPWALWFTAAWLSRQPEPAPTTLVLIAGLGLAGLAAPAAAAAWFLHRDGLIRDALSRLLIPRGTRSWVWIAAVGLLPASLLVATAVSVALGYDPSQFQFRAGFSFTTGLIPAWITLALAPVLEELAWHSYGTDALAARMNILWTSLVFGVIWVLWHVPLGFINGYYQAEVVEQGPIHTVNFALSMVPFVILMNWLYYRGGRSVLLAILFHLTANFGNEILLTHPDTKVIQTGLLLVVSAVVVWAERDLFFTRPVNRPESVLLAVGR; translated from the coding sequence ATGAGCACCCCCTCACTCTCCTCGCCGGCACCGACCAGCCCACACACGATGATCAGCCGGTATCGCCACCCGGTGGCCTTCTACGTCCTCGCGACCGCGATCCCCTGGGCGCTGTGGTTCACCGCCGCCTGGCTGTCCCGCCAGCCCGAACCCGCGCCGACCACCCTGGTCCTGATCGCCGGACTCGGCCTTGCCGGACTGGCCGCGCCGGCCGCCGCGGCAGCTTGGTTCCTCCACCGGGACGGCCTCATCCGCGACGCCCTCAGCCGCCTGCTCATCCCGCGCGGCACCCGGTCATGGGTATGGATCGCGGCCGTCGGACTGCTTCCCGCGTCCCTGCTGGTCGCCACCGCGGTCTCGGTCGCGCTCGGCTACGACCCATCCCAATTCCAGTTCCGGGCCGGCTTCTCCTTCACGACCGGGCTGATCCCGGCCTGGATCACCCTCGCCCTGGCCCCCGTCCTCGAAGAACTCGCCTGGCACTCCTACGGGACCGACGCGCTGGCAGCCCGGATGAACATCCTGTGGACGTCGCTGGTGTTCGGCGTCATCTGGGTGCTGTGGCACGTCCCGCTCGGCTTCATCAACGGCTACTACCAGGCCGAGGTAGTCGAGCAGGGCCCGATCCACACGGTCAACTTCGCCCTGTCGATGGTGCCGTTCGTGATCCTGATGAACTGGCTCTACTACCGCGGCGGCCGCAGCGTCCTGCTCGCGATCCTCTTCCACCTCACCGCCAACTTCGGCAACGAGATCCTGCTCACCCACCCAGACACCAAGGTGATCCAGACGGGCCTGCTCCTGGTCGTGTCCGCCGTCGTGGTCTGGGCGGAGCGCGACCTGTTCTTCACCCGGCCGGTCAACCGGCCAGAGTCCGTCCTCCTGGCCGTGGGAAGGTAG
- a CDS encoding DUF427 domain-containing protein — translation MAIQLRHLLWSVIGDLRVHPVRKWIRAVSRDRTIADTRNARLVWEPRRVVGSYAVPETDLDGELVPDRGEAAAENPVSMEDGPPVLDPHTPFTAHTTPGTSLTIRTPDGDLPGAAFRADDPDLAGYVILDWAAFSQWYEEDEPVMGHPHDPFDRIDCLRSSRHVQISFNGVTLADTTRPTLLFETPLPTRFYLPREEVAMELLEPTSTHTVCAYKGLASYWTARAGETVLPDIAWSYEDPLHDAAPVRGLIAFFTERLDLTIDGEPQPRPRTPWS, via the coding sequence ATGGCCATCCAGCTGAGGCACCTGCTGTGGAGCGTGATCGGCGACCTGCGGGTTCATCCGGTCCGCAAGTGGATCCGGGCCGTCTCCCGGGACCGCACCATCGCCGACACCCGGAACGCCCGACTCGTCTGGGAGCCGCGTCGGGTGGTCGGCTCGTACGCCGTTCCCGAGACCGACCTCGACGGCGAGCTCGTTCCGGACCGCGGCGAGGCAGCGGCGGAGAATCCGGTGTCGATGGAGGACGGGCCGCCCGTCCTCGACCCGCACACGCCATTCACCGCCCACACCACCCCGGGAACCTCCCTGACGATCCGGACGCCGGACGGTGACCTGCCGGGAGCCGCGTTCCGCGCCGACGACCCCGACCTGGCCGGCTACGTGATCCTGGACTGGGCCGCCTTCTCCCAGTGGTACGAGGAGGACGAGCCCGTCATGGGCCACCCCCACGACCCGTTCGACCGGATCGATTGCCTGCGCTCGAGCCGCCACGTCCAGATCTCGTTCAACGGCGTCACCCTGGCCGACACCACCCGGCCGACGCTGCTGTTCGAGACCCCGCTGCCGACCCGGTTCTACCTTCCGCGCGAGGAGGTGGCCATGGAACTGCTCGAGCCGACGTCCACCCACACGGTCTGCGCCTACAAGGGCCTGGCGTCCTACTGGACGGCCCGTGCCGGCGAGACCGTCCTGCCCGACATCGCCTGGTCGTACGAGGATCCGCTGCACGACGCCGCCCCCGTCCGCGGCCTGATCGCGTTCTTCACCGAGCGGCTCGACCTGACCATCGACGGCGAACCCCAGCCCCGGCCCCGCACGCCCTGGTCGTGA
- a CDS encoding heavy metal translocating P-type ATPase has product MSALAIVTILAALALTAGALWFFFGPRTSRRAALSEGVQVIDVRVQGGYSPDLLQVRKDLPVRILFDRRETGECTSHVVFPDFGINQALPAYATTAVEFTPTQAGQFEFACGMNMIHGRLDVLDEPSAGTGTVRTAEGTAPAGTATSTLAPVRDIGSGRTGGQPAAATLSPEDAASAEQAEMAERRAEIRDLTRRVIIGAVLTAPVLFAVMAAELFRVDWVPMVLMNHWVQLALIAPVMVYTGWPIHKTGWLSLAHRSAEMNALITLGTTAAFLYSLVVTIAPGVLPGDLQQVYYEAVGVILTLILLGRLLEARAKAGTGEAIRALIGLQPHTAHVVRERVERDLPIEEVVAGDIVVVRPGEKLPVDGEVVDGSSAVDESMVTGEPIPVTKRTGDTVIGATINGTGSFTYRATKVGADTLLAQIITMVRQAQGSKAPIQRLADKVSSYFVPAVVLIAIWTFVVWLLVGPPPTVVFALVASVSVLIIACPCALGLATPLSITTGTGKAAQHGILIRSAEALETAHRLDTVVLDKTGTITEGTPALTDVVAVGPYAEDELLSAVATVERSSEHPLAAAIVAGAQDRGIALRPVTGFDSITGQGVRGIIGGAESPVTGTEVLVGNARLLAGAGIDPGPLAADAERLAADGKSPMLVAIAGHPAGVIGVADTVKEGAAEAIAALRQRGLEVVMMTGDNRATAASIASQVGITRVVAEVLPEHKAGEVRRLQAEGRVVGMVGDGINDAPALAQADVGSAIGTGTDVAIESSDITLISGALSGLVTAIDLSRATMRNIRQNLGFAFIYNAIGIPIAAGVLYPVAGLLLSPMIAAAAMALSSLSVVTNANRLRGYRAPQPTTSTGPTIATGPATTPVVEIGGQTVAGASPHEQPHPTEQHVGHELPEHVHHEHDQHTQHHDHDTEGPRPMTTTDPVCGMTIDPATAAGSAEHNGQTYYFCSPGCRKAFLADPEKYVGGATAAHHH; this is encoded by the coding sequence ATGAGCGCACTGGCCATCGTCACGATCCTCGCCGCACTCGCCCTGACCGCAGGGGCGCTGTGGTTCTTCTTCGGGCCCCGTACGTCCCGACGGGCTGCCCTCAGTGAGGGCGTCCAGGTGATCGACGTCCGGGTGCAGGGCGGCTACTCCCCCGACCTGCTGCAGGTCCGCAAGGACCTGCCGGTCCGCATCCTGTTCGACCGCCGGGAGACCGGCGAGTGCACCTCACACGTGGTGTTCCCCGACTTCGGGATCAACCAGGCACTGCCGGCGTACGCCACCACGGCGGTCGAGTTCACCCCGACGCAGGCCGGACAGTTCGAGTTCGCCTGCGGGATGAACATGATCCACGGCCGGCTCGACGTCCTCGACGAACCGTCCGCCGGGACGGGCACGGTACGCACCGCCGAGGGCACCGCGCCTGCCGGCACGGCCACCTCGACGCTGGCACCGGTCCGCGACATCGGATCCGGGAGGACCGGCGGACAGCCGGCCGCCGCCACGCTCTCCCCGGAGGACGCCGCGTCCGCGGAACAGGCCGAGATGGCCGAGCGCCGGGCCGAGATCCGCGACCTGACCCGCCGGGTGATCATCGGTGCGGTGCTCACCGCCCCGGTGCTCTTCGCGGTGATGGCGGCCGAACTGTTCCGGGTGGACTGGGTGCCGATGGTGCTGATGAACCACTGGGTCCAGCTCGCCCTGATCGCGCCGGTGATGGTCTACACCGGCTGGCCGATCCACAAGACCGGCTGGCTCTCGCTGGCCCACCGGTCGGCGGAGATGAACGCCCTGATCACCCTCGGCACCACAGCGGCCTTCCTCTACAGCCTGGTCGTCACGATCGCCCCCGGCGTGCTGCCCGGCGACCTGCAGCAGGTGTACTACGAAGCGGTCGGGGTGATCCTGACCCTGATCCTGCTCGGCCGTCTGCTCGAGGCCCGCGCCAAGGCCGGCACCGGCGAGGCGATCCGGGCACTGATCGGCCTGCAGCCACACACCGCCCACGTGGTCCGCGAGCGCGTGGAGCGCGACCTGCCGATCGAGGAGGTGGTCGCCGGGGACATCGTCGTCGTACGTCCCGGAGAGAAGCTCCCGGTGGACGGCGAGGTGGTCGACGGGTCCTCCGCGGTGGACGAGTCGATGGTCACCGGTGAACCGATCCCGGTGACCAAGCGCACCGGCGACACCGTGATCGGTGCCACCATCAACGGCACCGGCAGCTTCACCTACCGGGCGACGAAGGTCGGCGCGGACACCCTGCTCGCCCAGATCATCACCATGGTCCGCCAGGCCCAGGGCTCCAAGGCGCCGATCCAGCGGCTGGCCGACAAGGTGTCGAGCTACTTCGTGCCGGCCGTCGTGCTGATCGCGATCTGGACGTTCGTGGTCTGGCTGCTGGTCGGCCCACCGCCGACCGTGGTGTTCGCGTTGGTCGCCTCGGTCTCGGTGCTGATCATCGCCTGCCCCTGCGCCCTCGGCCTGGCCACACCGCTCTCCATCACCACCGGCACCGGCAAGGCCGCCCAGCACGGCATCCTGATCCGGTCGGCGGAGGCACTGGAGACCGCACACCGGCTCGACACCGTCGTGCTGGACAAGACCGGCACCATCACCGAGGGAACCCCCGCCCTGACCGACGTGGTCGCGGTCGGACCGTACGCCGAGGACGAGCTGCTGTCCGCCGTCGCCACCGTCGAACGCTCCTCGGAGCACCCGCTGGCAGCGGCCATCGTGGCCGGTGCGCAGGACCGCGGGATCGCTCTCCGACCGGTCACCGGATTCGACTCGATCACCGGTCAGGGCGTCCGCGGCATCATCGGCGGAGCCGAGAGCCCGGTGACCGGCACCGAAGTGCTGGTCGGCAACGCCCGGCTGCTCGCCGGGGCCGGCATCGACCCGGGCCCGCTGGCAGCGGACGCCGAACGACTGGCGGCCGACGGCAAGAGCCCGATGCTGGTCGCCATCGCCGGGCACCCCGCCGGGGTGATCGGCGTCGCCGACACGGTCAAGGAAGGGGCCGCCGAAGCCATCGCCGCGCTGCGGCAGCGAGGCCTCGAGGTGGTCATGATGACCGGCGACAACCGCGCCACCGCGGCCTCGATCGCGAGCCAGGTCGGCATCACCCGGGTGGTCGCCGAGGTCCTTCCCGAGCACAAGGCCGGCGAGGTCCGCCGGCTGCAGGCGGAGGGACGGGTCGTCGGGATGGTCGGCGACGGCATCAACGACGCGCCGGCACTGGCCCAGGCCGACGTGGGCTCCGCGATCGGCACCGGCACCGACGTCGCCATCGAGTCCTCCGACATCACCCTGATCTCGGGTGCGCTGTCGGGCCTGGTGACGGCGATCGACCTGTCCCGGGCGACGATGCGCAACATCCGACAGAACCTCGGCTTCGCGTTCATCTACAACGCCATCGGCATCCCGATCGCGGCCGGCGTGCTCTACCCGGTCGCCGGACTCCTGCTGAGCCCGATGATCGCGGCAGCGGCGATGGCCCTGTCGTCACTGTCGGTGGTCACCAACGCCAATCGCCTGCGCGGCTACCGGGCCCCGCAGCCCACCACCTCGACCGGCCCCACCATCGCGACCGGCCCGGCGACCACCCCGGTGGTCGAGATCGGCGGCCAGACCGTCGCCGGTGCGTCACCGCATGAGCAGCCGCACCCGACCGAGCAGCACGTCGGGCACGAGCTGCCCGAGCACGTTCACCACGAGCACGACCAGCACACTCAACACCACGACCACGACACGGAAGGACCCCGCCCGATGACCACCACCGATCCAGTCTGCGGCATGACCATCGACCCCGCGACCGCCGCCGGCTCCGCCGAGCACAACGGGCAGACGTACTACTTCTGCTCGCCGGGCTGCCGCAAGGCGTTCCTCGCCGATCCCGAGAAGTACGTCGGCGGGGCCACGGCGGCACATCACCACTGA
- a CDS encoding multicopper oxidase family protein yields MSSPHLTRRTLLLAGLGLAGSGALAACSRTATPLGGAIGPVPSASPAPGQRLVTAALTPKPTTLDLAGTSVQTWAYGDAAPGQLIRAAAGDFLRVTVDNQLPVDTSVHWHGVRLRNAADGVPGVTQDPIKPGTQYVYEFTVPDPGTYFFHPHSGVQLDRGLYAPLIIDDPQEPGAYDAEWVVVLDDWIDGTGTTPDEVLKKLLADGGSMGGMSGNGGMDHGSMGHGTTGSGMMGGASTSSSGAMMMGPSPWGDGGDVTYPHFLVNGRVPADPETFTAKPGQRVRIRVINAASDTLFSVALGGHRLTVTHTDGHPVRPTDAGAFWIGMGERYDVVVTLGDGAFPLVAQPYGKTGRAMAIVRTGAGAAPTADAKPSELDGDVLVGSTLQPADAVRLPERTPDTTLDLTLNGQMQPYAWGINGAPFGKNTPLTATAGRRLRIQVANQTMMTHPLHLHGPAFALADSGLRKDTVLLAPMESRAIDLDPDAGDWAVHCHNIYHAEAGMMTLLKATA; encoded by the coding sequence ATGAGCTCACCCCACCTGACCCGCCGTACGCTCCTGCTCGCCGGCCTCGGCCTGGCGGGGAGCGGCGCCCTCGCAGCCTGCTCCCGGACCGCCACCCCGCTCGGAGGAGCGATCGGCCCGGTCCCGAGCGCCTCACCGGCCCCCGGTCAGCGGCTGGTGACCGCCGCGCTGACCCCGAAGCCGACGACCCTCGATCTCGCGGGCACGAGCGTGCAGACCTGGGCGTACGGCGATGCGGCGCCCGGGCAGCTGATCCGGGCGGCCGCCGGCGACTTCCTGCGCGTCACCGTGGACAACCAGTTGCCGGTGGACACGTCGGTGCACTGGCACGGCGTACGCCTCCGCAACGCCGCCGACGGCGTGCCCGGGGTGACCCAGGATCCGATCAAGCCCGGGACGCAGTACGTCTACGAGTTCACTGTGCCCGATCCGGGCACCTACTTCTTCCACCCGCATTCCGGGGTCCAGCTCGACCGTGGCCTCTACGCGCCGCTGATCATCGACGATCCGCAGGAGCCCGGGGCGTACGACGCGGAGTGGGTCGTCGTGCTGGACGACTGGATCGACGGCACCGGGACGACCCCCGACGAGGTGCTGAAGAAGTTGCTCGCCGACGGCGGATCGATGGGCGGGATGAGTGGCAACGGCGGCATGGACCACGGGTCGATGGGACACGGCACGACGGGGTCCGGGATGATGGGCGGCGCCTCGACGTCCTCCTCCGGCGCGATGATGATGGGCCCCTCGCCGTGGGGTGACGGCGGCGACGTCACCTACCCGCACTTCCTGGTCAATGGCAGGGTGCCGGCCGATCCGGAGACGTTCACCGCGAAGCCCGGCCAGCGGGTCCGGATCCGGGTGATCAACGCCGCCTCCGACACTCTCTTCAGCGTCGCCCTCGGCGGGCACCGGCTGACCGTCACGCACACCGACGGGCATCCGGTGCGCCCCACCGACGCCGGCGCGTTCTGGATCGGGATGGGCGAGCGCTACGACGTGGTCGTCACCCTCGGTGACGGCGCCTTCCCGCTGGTCGCGCAGCCGTACGGCAAGACCGGCCGGGCGATGGCGATCGTCCGCACCGGCGCCGGAGCCGCCCCCACCGCCGACGCGAAGCCGTCCGAACTGGACGGTGACGTGCTGGTCGGGTCGACGCTGCAGCCCGCCGACGCCGTACGCCTCCCGGAGCGGACCCCCGACACCACGCTCGACCTGACCCTCAACGGCCAGATGCAGCCGTACGCCTGGGGCATCAACGGCGCACCGTTCGGCAAGAACACGCCACTGACCGCCACAGCGGGCCGGCGGCTGAGGATCCAGGTGGCCAACCAGACGATGATGACCCACCCGCTGCACCTGCACGGGCCGGCGTTCGCGCTGGCCGACAGTGGCCTGCGCAAGGACACCGTGCTGCTCGCCCCGATGGAGTCGCGGGCGATCGACCTGGATCCCGATGCCGGCGACTGGGCGGTCCACTGTCACAACATCTACCACGCCGAGGCCGGGATGATGACCCTGCTGAAGGCCACCGCCTGA
- a CDS encoding glutaredoxin, producing MMEDEQEPAPDAAVVTMVTAEACHFCAEAETVVAEAGREFPLVVERIDARSGEGRALLQDFRAPMTPLVLLDGAYVGSGRLSRRRLRRLLRTRVRKAA from the coding sequence GTGATGGAAGACGAGCAGGAGCCGGCACCCGATGCGGCCGTCGTGACCATGGTGACCGCCGAGGCCTGCCATTTCTGCGCCGAGGCGGAGACCGTCGTCGCCGAGGCGGGCCGCGAGTTCCCGCTGGTGGTCGAGCGGATCGACGCCCGCTCCGGGGAAGGGCGGGCGTTGCTCCAGGATTTCCGGGCACCGATGACCCCGCTGGTGCTCCTCGACGGGGCGTACGTCGGCTCCGGGCGCCTGTCGCGCCGCCGGCTGCGCCGACTGCTGCGCACCCGGGTGCGGAAGGCGGCCTGA
- a CDS encoding cytochrome c biogenesis CcdA family protein: MGDLLTTGSVLAAFFAGGVALFAPCCIVFLAPSYLAAAAKNRRWRLLPLTFVFAAGLALVMLPLTLGMGLLSGAIAHYHRVLYYAGGLLMILLAVWSLTGRMWSLPSILRAPDTRRGDSASFFSLGVFSGVASACCAPVLAGVMTLSALSASPVGGLALGLAYVFGMVFPLFVMALLWDRLRLADRRFLRARPVTLRLGRWTVHTNVVNIVVAIAFAVMGGFVIQLANSGTMTEGPGFQVAIGKGVAAVFRQIEIWTRPVPEAVLGLVLLALVAVFVVATLRDRRPAPAPDAFDGDVPAGTSDGEADDGNRSDGDADAGDAAGDVPAGTSGAARPTPESAAAASAAHSNRPSCH; this comes from the coding sequence ATGGGTGACCTGCTCACCACCGGCTCGGTGCTGGCGGCTTTCTTCGCCGGTGGGGTGGCGCTCTTCGCGCCCTGCTGCATCGTCTTCCTGGCCCCCAGTTACCTGGCCGCCGCGGCCAAGAACCGTCGCTGGCGGCTGCTGCCGCTGACCTTCGTCTTCGCCGCCGGTCTGGCGCTGGTGATGCTGCCGCTGACCTTGGGCATGGGCCTGCTGTCCGGGGCGATCGCCCACTACCACCGGGTGCTCTACTACGCCGGCGGCCTGCTGATGATCCTGTTGGCCGTCTGGTCGCTGACCGGGCGGATGTGGTCGCTGCCGTCGATCCTGCGCGCCCCGGACACCCGGCGCGGCGACTCGGCCAGCTTCTTCTCGCTCGGCGTGTTCTCCGGGGTCGCGTCCGCGTGTTGCGCCCCGGTGCTCGCCGGCGTGATGACCCTGTCGGCGCTGTCCGCCAGCCCCGTCGGCGGGCTGGCCCTCGGCTTGGCGTACGTCTTCGGGATGGTCTTCCCGCTGTTCGTGATGGCCCTGCTGTGGGACCGGTTGCGGCTGGCGGATCGCCGCTTCCTGCGGGCCCGGCCGGTCACCCTGCGGCTGGGCCGGTGGACCGTCCATACCAACGTGGTGAACATCGTGGTGGCGATCGCCTTCGCGGTGATGGGCGGCTTCGTGATCCAGTTGGCCAACAGCGGGACGATGACCGAGGGACCGGGCTTCCAGGTCGCCATCGGCAAGGGCGTCGCCGCGGTGTTCCGGCAGATCGAGATCTGGACCCGGCCGGTCCCGGAGGCCGTGCTCGGGCTCGTGCTGCTCGCCCTGGTGGCGGTGTTCGTCGTCGCCACGCTGCGCGATCGGCGTCCCGCGCCGGCCCCCGATGCGTTCGACGGGGACGTTCCCGCGGGAACGTCCGATGGAGAGGCGGACGACGGAAACAGGTCCGACGGGGACGCGGACGCGGGGGACGCGGCTGGGGACGTTCCCGCGGGAACGTCCGGGGCCGCTCGCCCAACGCCGGAGTCCGCCGCGGCTGCCTCTGCCGCGCACTCCAACAGGCCCTCCTGCCACTGA
- a CDS encoding peroxiredoxin family protein yields MSTKTRTSPTPTSHQAQARQKLAELERRDARRHRNRLIAWGIGIVVAVALVAAGIVTSLPTRSDGAQQAPDFTLTDTAGVTHRLADLRGKNVVLYFSEGAGCQICLVQMGEIEKRKADFDAAGVVVLPIVMNSRDQIMADMAANNVTTPFLLDDGTVSKAYGTLGKGMHPGLPGHSFVLIDAAGQQRWYGEYPSMWLAPDDLLREIKNHLAG; encoded by the coding sequence ATGAGCACGAAGACCCGCACGTCCCCGACACCGACCTCCCACCAGGCGCAGGCGCGACAGAAGCTGGCCGAACTGGAGCGTCGCGACGCCCGGCGGCATCGCAATCGGCTGATCGCCTGGGGCATCGGCATCGTGGTGGCCGTCGCCCTGGTGGCGGCGGGCATCGTCACCAGCCTGCCGACCCGATCCGACGGAGCACAGCAGGCGCCGGACTTCACCCTGACCGACACTGCCGGGGTGACCCATCGGCTGGCGGACCTGCGCGGCAAGAACGTCGTGCTCTACTTCAGCGAGGGCGCCGGCTGCCAGATCTGCCTGGTCCAGATGGGCGAGATCGAGAAGCGGAAGGCGGACTTCGACGCCGCCGGCGTGGTCGTGTTGCCGATCGTGATGAACTCCCGCGACCAGATCATGGCCGACATGGCGGCGAACAACGTGACGACACCGTTCCTGCTGGACGACGGCACCGTCTCCAAGGCGTACGGCACCCTCGGCAAGGGGATGCACCCTGGGCTGCCCGGCCACAGCTTCGTGCTGATCGACGCGGCGGGGCAACAGCGGTGGTACGGCGAGTACCCGTCGATGTGGCTGGCTCCGGACGACCTGCTGAGGGAGATCAAGAACCATCTGGCCGGGTGA
- a CDS encoding ABC transporter ATP-binding protein codes for MTRSERKQGGQGAKATSPKRGGWSVMRSLLTPHKARIAWLSLASFASALLEALFIVLLTGIGMALVGGKNDVGPAFGRYLPMDTALVVASSSLVLRVVLSLIAVHLSAALTAVVSTEQRQRLSHAFLQTSWSVQQTEPAGRLQELLTSFVSRITQAVSVLATAITAGLSLVAFLAAGVAVDPVSTAAVLFALGLVGSVLSPMRRAIRRRSAKNARAGLDFANAVSELGALGLEMQTYGAQHAFAGRIDELTEESTITQRRTQVLQGAQPQIYTSLAYGAVLAGLAVLSLVGFRDLAVIGAVMLLMLRSLSYGQQLSNASASISGFLPFLEWVDEVVKGYAGSPAPGGDVRPAGVVPFEAEDVSYAYTPERTALADVTFRLEPGEALGVIGPSGAGKSTLAQLLLGLRPPTTGTLQAAGVPLEDIDRRWWSERVAFVAQDARLFTGTVAENIRFFRDGIGEAELRTAARQANILDDIEALPQGFDTHLGERGSQLSGGQRQRLSIARALVGKPELLILDEPTSALDGMSESLIRTTLADLHGRLTVVIIAHRMSTLDICDRIMVIEGGRMTALDTPTALRADSEFYRTALTVAGIA; via the coding sequence ATGACGCGCTCTGAGCGGAAGCAGGGCGGGCAGGGCGCGAAGGCCACGAGTCCCAAGCGGGGCGGGTGGAGCGTGATGCGATCGCTCCTCACCCCGCACAAGGCACGGATCGCCTGGCTGTCCCTCGCCTCCTTCGCCAGCGCACTGCTCGAGGCGCTGTTCATCGTGCTGCTGACCGGGATCGGGATGGCGCTGGTCGGCGGGAAGAACGACGTCGGCCCGGCGTTCGGGCGCTATCTGCCGATGGACACCGCCCTCGTCGTCGCGTCCAGCAGCCTCGTCCTGCGGGTCGTCCTCAGCCTGATCGCCGTCCACCTGTCGGCGGCGCTGACCGCGGTCGTGTCGACCGAGCAGCGGCAGCGGCTGTCCCATGCGTTCCTGCAGACCAGCTGGTCGGTGCAGCAGACCGAGCCCGCCGGACGACTTCAGGAGCTGCTCACCTCGTTCGTCAGCCGGATCACCCAGGCGGTGTCCGTCCTCGCCACCGCGATCACCGCGGGGCTGAGCCTGGTGGCGTTCCTGGCCGCCGGCGTCGCGGTCGACCCGGTGTCCACCGCCGCGGTCCTGTTCGCCCTCGGCCTGGTCGGCAGCGTGCTGTCGCCGATGCGCCGCGCCATCCGCCGCCGTTCCGCCAAGAACGCCCGGGCCGGCCTCGACTTCGCCAACGCCGTCTCCGAGCTCGGTGCGCTGGGCCTGGAGATGCAGACGTACGGCGCCCAGCACGCCTTCGCCGGCCGGATCGACGAGCTGACCGAGGAATCGACCATCACCCAGCGGCGCACCCAGGTGCTGCAGGGCGCCCAGCCGCAGATCTACACCTCCCTGGCGTACGGCGCGGTGCTGGCCGGCCTCGCGGTGCTGTCACTGGTCGGCTTCCGGGACCTGGCGGTGATCGGCGCCGTGATGCTGCTGATGCTGCGCTCGCTCAGCTACGGCCAGCAGTTGTCCAACGCCTCTGCCTCGATCTCCGGATTCCTGCCCTTCCTGGAGTGGGTCGACGAGGTCGTCAAGGGTTACGCCGGCTCCCCCGCACCGGGCGGTGACGTACGCCCCGCCGGCGTGGTCCCTTTCGAGGCCGAGGACGTGTCGTACGCGTACACCCCGGAGCGGACCGCCCTGGCGGACGTCACTTTCCGGCTGGAGCCGGGCGAGGCGCTTGGCGTGATCGGCCCGTCGGGTGCCGGCAAGTCGACCCTGGCCCAGCTCCTGCTCGGCCTGCGGCCGCCGACGACCGGCACCCTGCAGGCCGCCGGCGTGCCGCTGGAGGACATCGACCGCCGGTGGTGGAGCGAACGGGTGGCGTTCGTCGCCCAGGACGCCCGGCTGTTCACCGGCACGGTCGCCGAGAACATCCGGTTCTTCCGGGACGGGATCGGTGAGGCCGAGCTGCGCACCGCCGCCCGCCAGGCCAACATCCTCGACGACATCGAGGCGCTCCCGCAGGGCTTCGACACCCACCTGGGCGAACGCGGCAGCCAGCTTTCCGGCGGCCAGCGCCAGCGCCTGTCGATCGCCCGCGCACTGGTCGGCAAGCCCGAACTGCTGATCCTCGACGAGCCGACCTCGGCGCTGGACGGGATGAGCGAATCGCTGATCCGCACCACGCTGGCCGACCTGCACGGCCGGCTGACCGTGGTGATCATCGCGCACCGGATGTCGACCCTCGACATCTGCGACCGGATCATGGTGATCGAGGGGGGCCGGATGACGGCGCTCGACACCCCCACCGCGCTGCGCGCCGACAGTGAGTTCTACCGCACCGCGTTGACGGTGGCCGGCATCGCCTGA